A single genomic interval of Picosynechococcus sp. PCC 7003 harbors:
- the nagA gene encoding N-acetylglucosamine-6-phosphate deacetylase → MPTTHHKQRENSAQTLIRARLVGLEGQFWLRLDANRCLTHLEPMETEIPLEFQENTQDIAGDLLSLGGVDLQINGGLGLAFPEVTQADLPELQAICDYLWGQGIDAFCPTIVTTSLENIRRSLAVFAELWRDPKPNTAKILGIHLEGPFLNYEKRGAHPAQYLQPLTLKNVQEVIGEFAPMIKIITLAPELDPTNKCVEYLRSLGIVVSLGHSLATETEANQAFAHGATMITHAFNAMPSLHHREAGLLGTAMVNPNVHCGFIADGQHVNPTMLEIFLRAAKHPFLVSDALAPIGLPDGVYPWDDRQITVTHGTARLDNGTLSGTTLPLFEGVKNLVQWGICDLEKAIALATLAPRKALGIPTWTTGKPINLLRWQAVDDTIEFSWL, encoded by the coding sequence ATGCCGACTACCCATCATAAACAAAGGGAGAACTCTGCACAAACCCTGATTAGGGCGCGTCTTGTCGGTTTAGAAGGTCAATTTTGGTTGCGATTAGATGCAAATCGTTGTTTAACGCACCTAGAGCCAATGGAAACCGAAATCCCTCTCGAATTTCAAGAAAATACCCAGGATATTGCCGGAGATTTATTATCCCTGGGGGGAGTGGACTTACAGATTAACGGTGGCCTAGGTTTAGCGTTTCCGGAAGTGACCCAGGCGGATCTGCCAGAACTCCAAGCAATTTGTGATTATCTTTGGGGCCAGGGCATTGACGCTTTTTGTCCGACCATCGTTACCACTTCTTTAGAAAATATCCGGCGATCGCTGGCTGTTTTTGCTGAACTTTGGAGAGACCCGAAACCCAATACAGCAAAAATCCTAGGGATACATTTAGAAGGGCCATTTCTCAATTACGAAAAACGAGGTGCCCACCCGGCACAATATCTACAACCCTTGACCCTGAAAAATGTGCAAGAAGTCATCGGTGAATTTGCCCCGATGATCAAAATCATTACCCTTGCTCCGGAACTCGACCCCACCAATAAATGTGTGGAATATCTGCGCTCGTTGGGAATTGTTGTTAGTTTGGGTCACTCCCTCGCTACAGAAACAGAAGCCAATCAAGCCTTTGCCCATGGCGCAACGATGATCACCCACGCCTTTAACGCGATGCCCAGTTTGCATCACCGGGAGGCCGGTTTATTAGGAACAGCGATGGTTAACCCTAATGTTCACTGTGGTTTTATCGCCGATGGCCAGCACGTCAATCCCACGATGTTAGAAATTTTTTTGCGGGCCGCGAAACACCCTTTTTTAGTCAGCGATGCCCTCGCGCCCATTGGTCTACCCGATGGGGTATATCCCTGGGACGATCGCCAAATTACAGTTACCCATGGCACGGCTCGCCTGGATAATGGCACCCTGTCCGGCACGACGTTACCGCTATTTGAAGGGGTCAAAAATCTTGTCCAGTGGGGGATTTGTGATTTAGAAAAGGCGATCGCCTTAGCCACCCTCGCCCCCAGAAAAGCCCTGGGCATACCGACTTGGACGACGGGCAAACCCATCAACCTTTTGCGCTGGCAAGCAGTGGATGACACCATTGAATTTAGCTGGCTTTAG
- the purE gene encoding 5-(carboxyamino)imidazole ribonucleotide mutase, whose amino-acid sequence MSVINPLVGIIMGSDSDLPTMEAAIAICRQFNIPHEVGIVSAHRTPERMVEYAQTAHERGLKVIIAGAGGAAHLPGMVAALTPLPVIGVPVKTSTLSGVDSLYSIVQMPRGIPVATVAIGNATNAGLLAVQMLGAFDPELLKQVQAYRQSLKDMVLDKQTQLTAIGYEDYLKQM is encoded by the coding sequence ATGAGTGTAATTAATCCCCTGGTTGGCATCATTATGGGGAGCGATTCTGATCTTCCCACGATGGAAGCGGCGATCGCCATCTGTAGACAATTTAATATTCCCCACGAGGTTGGCATTGTGTCTGCCCATCGTACCCCGGAGCGCATGGTGGAATATGCCCAAACAGCCCATGAACGGGGTTTAAAGGTGATTATTGCGGGGGCAGGTGGAGCTGCGCACTTACCGGGGATGGTCGCCGCTCTGACGCCTTTGCCGGTGATTGGGGTGCCCGTCAAAACCAGTACCCTCAGTGGCGTGGATTCTCTCTACTCCATCGTGCAAATGCCCCGTGGTATTCCGGTGGCGACGGTGGCGATTGGCAATGCGACCAATGCAGGTTTGTTGGCAGTACAAATGTTAGGTGCTTTCGATCCAGAGCTACTGAAACAGGTGCAAGCCTATCGCCAGAGCCTTAAGGATATGGTGCTCGATAAACAAACTCAATTAACGGCAATTGGTTATGAAGATTACCTCAAGCAGATGTAG
- a CDS encoding YgiT-type zinc finger protein — protein MDDTDFQKTFVDAFVTYSEEIAGKVYILENVPARVCQETGEKLFVLEMVDRLQEIIWGQ, from the coding sequence ATGGACGACACTGATTTTCAGAAAACGTTTGTTGATGCTTTTGTGACCTATTCTGAGGAAATTGCTGGGAAAGTTTACATCCTGGAAAATGTACCGGCTAGGGTTTGTCAGGAAACAGGAGAGAAATTATTTGTGCTGGAAATGGTGGATCGGTTGCAAGAAATTATCTGGGGTCAATAA